In Castor canadensis chromosome 11, mCasCan1.hap1v2, whole genome shotgun sequence, a single genomic region encodes these proteins:
- the Or10z1 gene encoding olfactory receptor 10Z1 — MVQTNVTWWKGFVFLGFSSFGEMQLLLFVLFLSLYLITLTCNVFIIIVIRLDSHLHTPMYLFLSFLSFSETCYTLGIIPRMLAGLVMGGQAISYVGCAAQMFFSASWACSNCFLLSVMGFDRYVAICVPLHYVSLMNPTLCAQLVGASFLSGYLFGLGMTLVIFHLSFCSSYEIQHFFCDTPPVLSIACGDTRLSEIGILVLSLLVLLVSFFFITISYACILAAILRIPSAEGRKKAFSTCASHLTVVIIHYGCASFMYLRPKVTYCLERDQLISVTYTVVTPLLNPIVYSLRNRAVQTSLRNAFTGSLLSKG, encoded by the coding sequence ATGGTACAGACCAATGTAACCTGGTGGAAGGGCTTTGTGTTTCTGGGCTTCTCCAGCTTTGGGGAGATGCAACTCCTGCTCTTTGTCTTGTTCCTCTCTCTGTATCTCATCACCCTGACCTGCAATGTCTTCATTATCATAGTTATCAGGCTAGATAGTCATCTACACACTCCCATGtacctcttcctctccttcctctccttctctgagACCTGCTACACTTTGGGCATCATTCCTAGGATGCTCGCTGGCCTGGTTATGGGGGGCCAGGCTATCTCCTATGTGGGTTGTGCTGCCCAGATGTTTTTCTCTGCTTCATGGGCTTGTTCCAATTGTTTCCTTTTGTCTGTCATGGGCTTTGATAGATATGTGGCCATCTGTGTCCCACTGCACTATGTCAGTCTCATGAATCCCACTCTctgtgcccagcttgttggtgCCTCCTTCCTAAGTGGATACCTCTTCGGATTGGGAATGACACTGGTCATTTTCCACCTCTCATTCTGCAGCTCCTATGAGATCCAACACTTTTTTTGTGACACACCACCAGTGCTAAGCATTGCCTGTGGTGATACAAGACTAAGTGAAATTGGGATCCTCGTCCTTAGCCTGTTGGTCCTCTTGGTGTCCTTCTTTTTCATCACCATCTCCTATGCCTGCATTCTGGCAGCAATCCTTAGGATCCCCTCTGCTGAGGGGCGAAAGAAAGCTTTCTCTACTTGTGCTTCACACCTCACTGTGGTCATTATTCATTATGGCTGTGCCTCTTTCATGTACTTGAGGCCCAAAGTCACCTACTGTCTTGAGCGGGATCAGCTTATTTCTGTCACCTACACTGTGGTAACCCCTCTCCTCAATCCCATTGTTTATAGTCTAAGGAATCGGGCTGTGCAGACATCTCTGAGAAATGCTTTTACAGGGAGTTTACTGAGTAAAGGATGA